The Aedes albopictus strain Foshan chromosome 2, AalbF5, whole genome shotgun sequence region tctaaaagaattcctcgagaaatagaacccctagataaattccgcatgaatccttgatgtttttgaatatctctgaaggaatctctggaatatttttgaaagacttTCGAAAAGAAttcacgacaaaatattttgaaagaatctttgaaagatatcataaaatataaatgcaccttttgggaaattcctgaaaaacaaatgtatatagaagagtttctgatgcaataccgtgaaacggggtagctttgatagtttttcagcagatATCTCTAatatattattccatgtatttgcctgatttaataattttaaaacaagtactggtatctcagttataattgcaatgtaaagattagacagttttaattgttttgtgtgatcatttttttttatatgagcgagaatcacattttcatttaagGGAAACTTGgatagtgctctgacaaacatcccattaattaaattattaaattaaattaaattttgggattaaatcccaaaaaatattacagattgcaacgcaaagagtatcagcatgatgggaaaagccgtatgaaacatgttaggttaatttattgtatcaaaacatgaaaaattttatggaattataaataacaaattgagtcagtactccacctgagggttctaccccattaccccgaatgccactaccccgaacgccattaccccaaacgccactaccccgaaagccattaccccgaataggccattaccccgaaagccgttaccccgaatgggccgtTACCCCGAACGCctctaccccgaatgggccactaccccgaatggaccactaccccgaacgccattaccccgaaaggatatttttagatgggttattctgatgatgggtattttataATAACACTACTGACagctttaataccagaagatatcattgtaaagaataaccttaaaacaaaataatggaattatacgtattagagatgatcttgtatgagatagagctgtcagcaaaggtccttcaaatactggctatcgatattggctcattaggccgaaaaggcatttggccaaagtatcactaataagtctaatgatcattaggcgagatcaaataatacaaattgcaaaataggcccggaaagaacattttatagttagaAAAAGAAACAATCTTTTAAGGAGGTGTTGCGATTGCAGGAGGGGACTGACGACCGACTCTTCCAGCAGAATGAAAGACAGCATATCTGTCGATGATCAGCTACAAAGCTGTGTAAAAACATTTATTAGGTTTAACATAATTCACATTAAAAACATTACTTACAAATTCGGTGGGACATTTACAGAAAATAGTTGTTTCCGTAGTTCACACATCTCCTCCTTAGCAATGCTACTTTACGTCTGTTATTGTATATAGAAGTGTACATCTAGTATAGTATTATTTAGGGGTGTCTATTTAATATTGCGATgtaagtttaaatttaaaatgCGCTGTTGTGCGCAACAgaggaatagaaatagaataacagtgtaacttaaaaaaaaacattaattaaatgtgaaaaaatgtgattgataggttggccgccaataaggtctgcaaggatataactagaaagaacagcatataaattaaagaagagcaaatctcctatgggaccattcataaactacgtagaccgaattttggtcacctcggttctctccccctcctcatcgtagaatttgaaaagacaattacaccgtcttcggccagaggccgcacagactgtacattactaacattagacaatggacaacacgtataGCACTCAGTGAcccagtggagtattttctgttttgacgaaaagttttcctcgaccgcacactccgaggcatgcgagatacctaaacgactaatgccgctaaccgctcggccacgaagtccacgatttgttcatacaaaaatttgtaaatttgtatagagcttagaacttggatagaccctctcctacttacatatagtttatgcacggcccctatacataaatctgcaaagggcaacatggctaccaaacaactctgtaacaatataggtcgaaagaacagccaaactttaaaagaaggaaaaacaccagatggaattaatagagatatgtcgccaatcaacccggtaacgacgtaactagaaagaacagcctataaattgaagaagggcaaatcccatacacagtaagcagctttcactcccagtaaactatataagtgcagctagaagaacagcctttcattaacagaaaagctacagtttagccgccagaaaaaaataatagttaatttggtccaacgatactggatctaccttgctaagtgaactgaattgaatatCTGAAATTcagtccagtactacaatcttgaaaaaaatattcagaaaacaattttagtGCTTGATGTTCTGGACactgatcatcaaaatcaaaagaaaatcaaaagaatctagttgccagtttggccgcaagtcaattctgaaaaattttacttgaaagaacagcctattattcaaagaagtacaaatccgctatggagttagatattcgtctgcaaataaactacgtaacactcatactcgaaagaacagcttctgatgaaaagaaggaaacatttctataaagaaattaacagtttggctaccaaacaactctgcaatagtacacggttggaaactgcaaactcaaaagaacagcctatttttaaaagaaggcaaatatttgaggaagtgtagtttgataaccagcacaatcgtttgtCATCAGTTCacaatcgtgcttgaggccaaccagcttttaaaagaagggaaaatgtcagtttgaaatacttgtagtttttatagccatagctagtttaaaatatggaaaatttgtctttacttgtcgtcttaatttcattgcgtttgcttctttcgttttcacgaaccttacttttgcatgaagcacaacatacggaaacctaagggaaacggaacctatcttaaacaatgtgctcccattgtcatgctatctaaaacgaagtaaataagagctatttgatttgtgttttatttttatattttttttactcgttacaaaaagaaaacggaaaaaaatcggtaaataaatcgtctgtttaagaatagaattaacataggggcataggatgaagaagagtattcatacctacactagctactgattacccttttctaaccaccttcatcaacttctaatcggtcaccTTTTGGTGACCGgtcacttttttggtgatctcctgaacgattcggggtaatggccctttcggggtagtggctttcggggtaatggctttcggggtaatggatttcggggaaatggctttcggggtaatgacccattcggggtaatggctttcggggtagtggccttttcggggtaatggcattcggggtagtggcgttcggggtaatggcgttcggggtaatggggtggagccccacctgagtgaaaatctcagtgcttttagctatcaaaaataactatctgtgtaaaaatatattttttacggtacatcaacatgtgactatatgctgcgcatagtaagttctctttatttgagtttttttattttttataaacaaatttagaaaacaacgagtgtaattgaaagatcactattgtttatcaaacaagtctagtactttttacaaataattgcatggcaaaaaaaaactataatgcattgactccaatttttattggatgactactttgtgtgcaaaatgtggtattttcctattttgagtgatataaaatatgagtgtaataaaaacatcactaaggttgctcaaatgaatccactaaactactacgataaattcatagttaaaaaactacatatcattgctttaaattttggcttattcgcttttttctggtattttcgtacattttttataaaacaaaatattagtgtaatgtaaacatcaacattttatcaaaaacaggtccagttcATTGTAACGGAAATTTTAatgccatacaactacatgttatggctttaaattttgttttattgactgttttgtatgaaaattatggtatttttgtagcttttcgagtaaaataaattaagtgtgtcatgaaaacatcactgttactcatcaagaacttccagtacgctttcacgaataatttaaaggtaaaaaactactttgcattgtaagccaatatttttgttaagcactttgcttgaaaaatgtggtactttcgttaatttttgagtgaatcaaaatttgagtgtaatgaaaacatcactaatattcttcaagtatgtcccccaaactgctacgaacatttcaaggctaaaaactacatgttatcgttttaaatttagttttgttgactactttgtgtaaaaagcatggaattttcgtagttttccgcgtaaaacaaaataagagtgtaattagaacattttcattgttcatcaaaaatgtcgagtacaatcctacgaacaatttaagaccaaaaaaactatatgtcatcgctttgaattttgatttattgcttatttcatgtgataaatagggtattttagcagttttttgagtaaggtaaattatcagtgtaccataaaatcactaattttgcacaaacatgttcactccagctgtacgcatgatttagagtcgaaaaaaccatatgtcatcgctttaaaatttgttttattgatcaatgtgcgcaaaaaatgcgctctcaaaaaaactaggaagtgccttttgcttaataactttgggtagtcgcatctattttatatttttttgaatgaacgatgatcttgaaacctgtccggttccatcgcaaaaaaaaagttttgaaatcggttgaaaaacggccgagaaatgccttgtcaaagttggacttccgactttttttggacccttggtagtttaggagttaacatAGGAAcataggatggagaagagtattcatacctacactagttactgattacccttttctaacttataaccacctttcttcttctttcttcttctttttatggctctacgtccccactgggacttggcctgcctcgcttctacttagtgttctttgagcacttccacagttattaattgaagggctttctttgcctgccattgcatgaatttgtatattgtgaggcaagtacaatgatacactatgcccagggagtcgagaaaatttccccgaccggaacgggaatcgaacccgccgtctccggattggtgatccatagccttaaccactaggctaactggagacctcttcAACCACCtttatcaacttctaatcggtcaccacttttttggtgatctcctgaacgatttggggtaatggccctttcggggtagtggctttcggggtagtggctttcggggtgatggctttcggggaaatggctttcggggtaatgacccattcggggtaatggctttcggggtagtggcctattcggggtaatggcattcggggtagtggcgttcggggtaatggcgttcggggtaatggggtgaaGCCGAGTTTGTTAGGCGATTGTGTTAGTTGTTATGAGAATCGTTAGCAGTTAGTCCTAGATTAGTCGGACCGACGGATGAAAGACTCCGATCGGTCGTAAAGATAGGCTAACATGCAGACAATTAGATCCAACTTACCTTGATTTATCACGGGGATCCATACCAGCCCTGGCAGGATCGGGGGAAGTGGCGAGGAGTAAGCGAAATCGTCTTCGCTTTCCTCCACCTGTGGAGCGGTTGGGAGGGGATCGCCCAACATGTTTTGATTGGCCAAAGTCTATAAAAAAACCAATCACCTTAGAGAGGTTGATTATTTTAATGTGTACACTTTACTTACCTGATTTCATCTTGCGGAGCCAAGATGGTGATCACGGTCCCGGGACCATTATGGGTGTTGTTACAACCCCACTGTGTTGTGTCGTTTCCAGATTCTGCCAACTGTGCCCCCATTTACTGCGCACATGAACAAGCAGTGACATTTCATGAACAATAAGGTAGATATAGAATAGATAGATACTGACTGCAAATGAAAGTCATGCTGGATGTTGTGCAGTTTAATTTGTATAACAATCAAAGTGCGAAACTTATTAGATTTGAAGTACATTTTCTTAGTTATTAGTGATAATATCAAATGTAATGAAACATGCAATTGAACTTAAAGTCGAATTACTAATTGAAAATTATTATTATAGATCTGATAAAACTAAATTCTGGATTTGCACTTAACCTAAATTCACTAAATTACTACTTATCAAACTAAAGGTAATATATACAGATTATTGGTTGATTTGTGATAATTAAAGGGGAATATTACTCTAGAAGATTTGGTAACTCTGTTCCGGTCGTAACGGTGGCTCTGAGCGGTAGAAAGTAAGGCGAAGTTCGACTAAACGTAAGTCCAAATGAATTTGTAACCCAACAGTTATGTGCAAAAACATGTATTGATTTTAGGATATTAAAATACCTCGTAATAAAGAGACATTTGAAATCTCGGAAACATCTGATCTTCGCCGCTAAAGTAACAACTTTTAATATCGTTTACCGGAGGAGGTGGAAGATGTCCAATCCGGTCGAGCAAAATACCCCTACGACCAGCAGAGGTACCGAAGGTGAAAAAAAGCCCGAAAAGACACGTCCCTCTCGAAAGGAAAAATCAAATAAAGACCCCCCCATCGACCCCCTATGCGACCCTAAAGCTAAGAAAAACACGGCTGTCGGTTCCCGATCGCGCGCGGGTGACAATAAATCACCAGTATCTTCCCGGATTCGAGCTTCCAAAAAACACTGTGTTATGTGCGCGGGTGTAGAAGATGGTGAGTTAGTTCGGTGTAAAATTTGTGGCTGTCGGTACCATGTCAGCTGTGCAAGAGTTTCCCAGGACGTTGTGGATTGCGACTGGAGTTGCTTGAAATGCGAAACCGCGAAAGTACACCAGGATAAGCAGAAGACGACCAAAAAGAAAACCACCAATGCAGAGCAGCCGACGAAGCCGATTAGGAAAAGTTCTAAGATTGGATTCTGGTAAACCAAATAAATCGGTGAAGGATTCAATCTCTAAGGATCGCCGACAGAAACCAAAAGCTTCTGCCCCCGAAATATCAGCGAACGTGGATGCTATGTTGGCCGCTGAAATCGACAAGTTGGCGAACGTCTCGACGAAAGCGAGGTCTTAGTGTCTAATTCATCGTGCAAATCGGCACTATCACTGAAGTTGCAGATGCAGAAAGTGTTGGCCGAAGAAACGTTGATGCTTGAGGAGATGAAGCGACGACGGGAGTTCATGAAGAAAAAGTTCGAGCTGATGGAGGAAATTGCTGCGGTACAAAGCTGTCCAGTGCCAGGGGCCCGAACAACAGATCCTTTAATGAAGGTGAAAGGTTGGCTCCAGAAGCAGCGTCAAGCCGAAAATGAATCAGTAGCGGTGGATGACGATGAGCACGATAGCGACGATGACACGGAGGACAACatggacgacgacgaggacgacgacgccgGAGATACCGAATCAAGTTCGGAGTATGCGGCCGACGAAGAAGGTGACAACTCGGGCGAAACCGAATCGGAAAGCGGCGATAGCGAAGACGATTCTAGCTCAGCAGACGAGTCATACCACGAGCGAGGTGATGAACACTATGAGGAAAGATTTTCTCCTAGGGAACGTTCAACTCCGGTACAAGTGAGGGCTTCCAGAACGTCAAATCGGGAGAAGCATTCCCGAGCTAGTGCCACGCTTTCCCGCGACCAGATTGTGGCACGTCAGATTGTGCCATGTGATCTCCCGAAGTGTAGCGGCAGCCCAGAAGAAAGGCCGATGTTCATATCGACATTCGAAAGTACGACGAGAATGTGTGGCTACAAGGACGAGGAGAATATGATCCGCCTTCGAAA contains the following coding sequences:
- the LOC134286535 gene encoding nucleoplasmin-like protein ANO39: MQKVLAEETLMLEEMKRRREFMKKKFELMEEIAAVQSCPVPGARTTDPLMKVKGWLQKQRQAENESVAVDDDEHDSDDDTEDNMDDDEDDDAGDTESSSEYAADEEGDNSGETESESGDSEDDSSSADESYHERGDEHYEERFSPRERSTPVQVRASRTSNREKHSRASATLSRDQIVARQIVPCDLPKCSGSPEERPMFISTFESTTRMCGYKDEENMIRLRNCLPLCGAF